From a single Enterobacteriaceae endosymbiont of Donacia bicoloricornis genomic region:
- a CDS encoding MATE family efflux transporter, translated as MQKYLIEIKKLFNITIPIILTQIAYTLISIINMIMSSSFNKIDITVLSIGISIWLPIILFGNGIFLSLIPIITKLYISKNNKKIINYIKQSYLLVIILSFIMMFALYQIKFLISLLFYNKIFVLKIKKFLNIIIWSIPGYLLLQILRCICISLSLTIPDMIISWIGVILYIPINYILIHGFNYIPSLGVLGCSYAIVLIYWILFIITIIWMSKSVYFKKINFFNFSKNIDFKILKKILKIGIPIGLSVFFEIMLFSIISLLISYFMKIDDIISHQIAINFSSLIFIFPLSLSIATTLLIGVYLSLGHTNKAKIVSWISQITGIIISILITLISIFFRKKIATLYNPNKNIVNLSSHLILLASFYQFLDSIQIIGSGILKGYKDNKYIFFITFISYWIISLPIGYILSITSLITSHPMGPSGFWIGFNIGLVFSTLFILLRIIKIQKN; from the coding sequence GTGCAAAAATATTTAATTGAAATAAAAAAATTATTTAACATTACTATTCCTATAATTTTAACACAAATAGCTTATACTTTAATAAGTATTATTAATATGATTATGTCTAGTTCTTTTAATAAAATTGATATAACAGTATTATCAATAGGAATATCAATTTGGTTGCCAATAATATTATTTGGTAATGGTATTTTTTTATCTTTAATTCCTATTATTACAAAATTATATATCTCTAAAAATAATAAAAAAATAATAAATTATATTAAGCAGTCATATCTATTAGTAATAATATTATCATTTATAATGATGTTTGCTTTATATCAAATAAAATTTTTAATATCATTATTATTTTATAATAAAATTTTTGTTTTAAAAATTAAAAAATTTTTAAACATTATTATTTGGAGTATACCAGGATATTTATTATTACAGATATTACGTTGTATATGTATATCATTATCATTAACAATACCAGATATGATTATAAGTTGGATTGGAGTAATTTTATATATTCCAATTAATTATATCCTAATACATGGTTTTAATTATATACCCTCATTAGGAGTTTTAGGATGTAGTTACGCTATAGTATTAATATATTGGATATTATTTATTATAACCATAATATGGATGTCTAAATCAGTATATTTTAAAAAAATTAATTTTTTTAATTTTTCAAAAAATATAGATTTTAAAATTTTAAAAAAAATTTTAAAAATAGGTATACCTATTGGATTATCTGTTTTTTTTGAAATTATGTTATTTAGTATTATTTCATTATTAATTTCATATTTTATGAAAATAGATGATATTATTAGCCATCAAATAGCTATAAATTTTAGTTCTTTAATTTTTATTTTTCCTTTATCATTAAGTATTGCTACTACTCTATTAATAGGAGTTTATTTAAGTTTAGGTCATACAAATAAAGCAAAGATTGTTAGTTGGATTTCTCAAATTACAGGAATAATAATATCTATTTTAATTACTTTAATAAGTATTTTTTTTAGAAAAAAAATTGCCACATTATATAATCCTAATAAAAATATTGTGAATTTATCATCTCATTTAATATTGTTAGCTTCTTTTTATCAATTTTTAGATTCTATTCAGATTATTGGATCTGGTATTTTAAAAGGATATAAAGATAATAAATATATTTTTTTTATTACATTTATATCTTATTGGATTATAAGTTTACCTATTGGATATATTTTATCTATTACTAGTTTGATTACTTCCCATCCTATGGGCCCATCAGGATTTTGGATTGGATTTAATATTGGATTAGTATTTTCAACATTATTTATTTTATTACGTATAATAAAAATACAAAAAAATTGA
- the grxD gene encoding Grx4 family monothiol glutaredoxin, giving the protein MKIFNKIKKQINNNPIILYMKGNPIYPQCGFSDKAVKIISFYKIKFTYVDVLKYPDIRKHLPKYANWPTFPQLWVNKELIGGYDILYMLHNNNKLKNILNFKKK; this is encoded by the coding sequence ATGAAAATTTTTAATAAAATTAAAAAACAAATTAATAATAATCCTATTATTTTATATATGAAAGGTAATCCAATATATCCCCAGTGTGGTTTTTCTGATAAAGCTGTAAAAATTATTTCATTTTATAAAATAAAATTTACTTATGTTGATGTTTTAAAATATCCAGATATTAGAAAACATTTACCTAAATACGCTAATTGGCCAACATTTCCCCAATTATGGGTTAATAAGGAATTAATAGGAGGTTATGACATATTATATATGTTACATAATAATAATAAATTAAAAAATATTTTAAATTTTAAAAAAAAATAA
- the rnt gene encoding ribonuclease T, producing MNNLSKLDLLSSRFRGFYPVVIDIETSGLDSKSNAILEISLITLKMYNGWLETNETLHFHILPFKGSNISPEALAFNGININTSLRGAITEKKALKIIFKKISQDIKINKCKKAVMVAHNAIFDHSFIMEAVKRTRLENDNPFHSFVVFDTTSMCGLILGQTVLAKSCHAIGISFDNNQAHSALYDTNRTAKLFCKLVNKWKKKGGWPPSSLY from the coding sequence ATGAATAACTTATCAAAATTAGATCTATTATCCTCTAGATTTAGAGGTTTTTATCCTGTTGTAATTGATATTGAAACTTCAGGATTAGATTCTAAATCTAATGCTATATTAGAAATAAGTTTAATAACATTAAAAATGTACAATGGTTGGTTAGAAACAAATGAAACATTACATTTTCATATTTTACCTTTTAAAGGATCAAATATTTCTCCAGAAGCATTAGCTTTTAATGGAATCAATATTAATACTTCTTTAAGGGGGGCTATAACTGAAAAAAAAGCTTTAAAAATAATTTTTAAAAAAATTTCTCAAGATATAAAGATAAATAAATGTAAAAAAGCAGTTATGGTAGCTCATAATGCAATTTTTGATCATAGTTTTATTATGGAAGCTGTAAAACGTACAAGATTAGAAAATGATAATCCATTTCATTCTTTTGTTGTATTTGATACAACATCAATGTGTGGATTAATTCTAGGCCAAACAGTTTTAGCTAAGTCATGTCATGCAATTGGTATCTCATTTGATAACAACCAAGCACATTCAGCTTTATATGATACTAATCGTACTGCTAAATTATTTTGTAAATTAGTTAATAAATGGAAAAAAAAGGGTGGATGGCCTCCTTCTTCTTTATATTAA
- the minC gene encoding septum site-determining protein MinC has translation MLTKIIKFKQNNFSFYVIYLYNNQPELIFNAIKEKINHSPIFFKKISVIININYIKNEIDWKKVYNAIISTGINIIGVIGCNNKNIIKSINNTGIPILFTNNKDQKKNQNNDFKKQKKNVNNIKQKSIIQIIKEKNSLSLNKNIIYNKSKIIYNPIRSGQQIYAYNSDLIIINNVSTGAELIADGNIHIYGFMRGKALSGANGDKNCQIFCTQLFAELLSIAGEYLLQEQIPNKFLGKSSRIYLNNKVLTIKSCS, from the coding sequence ATGTTAACAAAAATAATTAAATTTAAACAAAATAATTTTTCATTTTATGTAATATATTTATATAATAATCAACCTGAACTTATATTTAATGCAATTAAAGAAAAAATAAATCATTCTCCTATATTTTTTAAAAAAATATCAGTTATTATAAATATTAATTATATAAAAAATGAAATAGATTGGAAAAAAGTTTATAATGCTATTATCTCTACAGGAATTAATATAATAGGAGTAATTGGTTGTAATAATAAAAATATAATTAAAAGTATAAATAATACTGGCATACCTATTTTATTTACAAATAATAAAGATCAAAAAAAAAATCAAAATAATGATTTTAAAAAACAAAAAAAAAATGTTAATAATATAAAACAAAAATCTATTATTCAAATAATAAAAGAAAAAAATTCTTTATCATTAAATAAAAATATTATTTATAATAAAAGCAAAATTATTTATAATCCAATTAGATCTGGACAACAAATTTATGCTTATAATAGTGATTTAATTATTATAAATAATGTTAGTACAGGTGCTGAATTAATAGCAGATGGTAATATTCATATTTATGGTTTTATGAGAGGAAAAGCTTTATCAGGAGCTAATGGAGATAAAAATTGTCAAATTTTTTGTACTCAATTATTTGCAGAATTATTATCTATAGCTGGGGAATATTTACTTCAAGAACAAATCCCTAATAAATTTTTGGGAAAATCATCAAGAATATATTTAAACAATAAAGTATTAACAATAAAATCATGTAGTTAA
- the minD gene encoding septum site-determining protein MinD, with translation MRIIVVTSGKGGVGKTTSSAAIATGLAKYGKKTVVIDFDIGLRNLDLIMGCERRVVYDFINVLQGEATLNQALIKDKQNKNLYILPASQTKNKDALTYKGVEIIFKNLHRMNFDFIICDSPAGIETGALTALYFADEAIITTNPEISSIRDSDRILGIIASQSKRAKYEEEPIKEYLLLTRYNPKRVDCGDMLSIDDIIEILGIQIIGVIPEDSLVLRASNQGKSIILHNNSNASLAYNDTVRRLLGEKIPLRFIKNEKKSFLQRLFWR, from the coding sequence ATGCGTATAATTGTTGTTACTTCAGGTAAAGGAGGGGTAGGAAAAACTACTTCTAGTGCTGCTATAGCTACAGGATTAGCCAAATATGGTAAAAAAACTGTTGTTATTGATTTTGATATCGGATTACGTAATCTTGATTTAATCATGGGTTGTGAAAGAAGAGTAGTATATGATTTTATTAATGTTTTACAAGGAGAAGCAACATTAAATCAAGCTTTAATAAAAGATAAACAAAACAAAAATTTATATATTCTACCTGCCTCACAAACAAAAAATAAAGATGCCTTAACTTATAAGGGTGTAGAAATAATTTTTAAAAATTTACATAGAATGAATTTTGATTTTATCATTTGTGATTCACCTGCAGGTATTGAAACTGGTGCTTTAACTGCATTATATTTTGCAGATGAAGCTATTATTACGACTAATCCTGAAATTTCTTCTATTAGAGATTCTGATAGAATATTAGGTATTATTGCTTCACAATCAAAAAGAGCCAAATATGAAGAAGAACCTATTAAAGAATATTTATTATTAACACGTTATAATCCAAAAAGGGTAGACTGTGGAGATATGTTAAGTATTGATGATATTATTGAAATTTTAGGTATTCAGATAATAGGTGTTATACCAGAAGATTCTTTAGTTTTAAGAGCATCAAATCAGGGTAAAAGTATAATTTTACATAATAATTCTAATGCTTCCCTAGCATATAATGATACTGTTAGACGTTTATTAGGGGAAAAAATTCCTTTACGTTTTATAAAAAATGAAAAAAAAAGTTTTTTACAACGTTTATTTTGGAGATAA
- the minE gene encoding cell division topological specificity factor MinE encodes MNFINFFLSKKKKTANIAKKRLQIIISEESKKGYVYPYYIVQLKQEILKVISKYVEINPNMINIELDDKKKNISKLELNITLPKTKNSFKKKNNK; translated from the coding sequence ATGAATTTTATTAATTTTTTTTTATCAAAAAAAAAAAAAACTGCTAATATTGCTAAAAAAAGATTACAAATTATTATATCTGAAGAATCAAAAAAAGGATATGTATATCCTTATTATATAGTACAATTAAAACAAGAAATATTAAAAGTAATTTCTAAATATGTTGAAATTAATCCTAATATGATTAATATAGAACTAGATGATAAGAAAAAAAATATATCAAAATTAGAATTAAATATTACGTTACCAAAAACTAAAAATTCTTTTAAAAAGAAAAACAATAAATAA
- the tsaB gene encoding tRNA (adenosine(37)-N6)-threonylcarbamoyltransferase complex dimerization subunit type 1 TsaB, with amino-acid sequence MYKNILTIDTSTKYCFVILQNNGIIYKKIQFCPCLHMKYVLFLVNSILNETNILLSEINLLGYNLGPGNFTSVRIGIAVIESISYALNIPKIGLSHLMILAEKSWKIKKIKRIITIIKCNKEFVYFSLYRRTKKGLWIGKNNECLLNYNNIINKISLLKGKWGLISDINNFIKNNIKLTLNKNLKISFIKNKILFSEEIINIINNILLNKKKIKKNYVINYIKNTF; translated from the coding sequence ATGTATAAAAATATTTTAACTATTGATACATCTACAAAATATTGTTTTGTAATTTTACAAAATAATGGAATTATTTATAAAAAAATTCAATTTTGCCCTTGTCTACATATGAAATATGTACTATTTCTAGTAAATAGTATTTTAAATGAAACTAATATATTATTATCTGAAATAAATTTATTAGGATATAATTTAGGTCCAGGTAATTTTACAAGTGTAAGAATAGGAATAGCGGTAATAGAAAGTATTTCCTATGCTTTAAATATTCCTAAAATAGGATTATCACATTTAATGATTTTAGCAGAAAAATCTTGGAAAATAAAAAAAATTAAGCGAATAATAACTATTATTAAATGTAATAAAGAATTTGTATATTTTTCTTTATATAGAAGAACGAAAAAAGGATTATGGATTGGTAAAAATAATGAATGTTTATTAAATTATAATAATATTATAAACAAAATTTCCTTATTAAAAGGGAAATGGGGTTTAATTTCAGATATTAATAATTTTATTAAAAATAACATAAAATTAACTTTAAATAAAAACCTAAAAATATCTTTTATTAAAAATAAAATCCTTTTTTCAGAAGAAATTATTAATATTATTAATAATATTTTATTAAATAAAAAAAAAATTAAAAAAAATTATGTTATTAATTATATTAAAAATACATTTTAA
- the hslV gene encoding ATP-dependent protease subunit HslV → MTTIVSVRKNEDVVIGGDGQATLGHIIMKGNVKKIRKLYHNTVIAGFAGGTADAFTLFELFEQKLEVYQGNLTKSAVELAKDWRTDRILRKLEALLVIADKVTSLIITGSGDVIQPENNIVTIGSGGPYAQASARALFENTNLNAYEIVKKSLKIAGDICIYTNHNFTIEKLSCK, encoded by the coding sequence GTGACAACAATTGTTAGTGTAAGGAAAAATGAGGATGTAGTTATTGGTGGTGATGGACAAGCAACTCTTGGTCACATTATAATGAAAGGAAATGTAAAAAAAATTCGTAAATTATATCACAATACAGTTATTGCGGGTTTTGCTGGTGGAACTGCAGATGCTTTTACGCTTTTTGAATTATTTGAACAAAAATTAGAAGTATATCAAGGAAATTTAACTAAATCAGCAGTTGAATTAGCTAAAGATTGGAGAACAGATCGTATTTTACGTAAATTAGAAGCTTTATTAGTAATTGCAGATAAAGTTACTTCTTTAATAATTACAGGAAGTGGAGATGTTATACAACCTGAAAATAATATAGTAACTATTGGTTCTGGTGGGCCATATGCACAAGCATCAGCTCGTGCTTTATTTGAAAACACTAATCTAAATGCATATGAAATAGTAAAAAAATCTTTAAAAATAGCAGGAGATATTTGTATATATACAAATCATAATTTTACTATTGAAAAATTATCATGTAAATAA